One segment of Penaeus chinensis breed Huanghai No. 1 chromosome 14, ASM1920278v2, whole genome shotgun sequence DNA contains the following:
- the LOC125032481 gene encoding uncharacterized protein LOC125032481: MDSKEEATATSGNMTLEIPASVPSYVIISEQIPKTNGEGTGQHGGRREYLWSDEATEKLVLMVKENYSKVTGGRDGREEVFREITKKLVEYIPGITVRQVHMKWKNLKQRFKKYELKKSKDRYRVKEPLCYNLLCSFLERPSVPTYDVICCDFDEEEEELLQQHQRHPLQLQPQKQRMQQQQVSIIPTIEMIEEISPTDSCTRISEKTTDTNKRRKLDKLTASQRRMESLFSEVLSEMKKNNSVMESFFTDFRNIMKRNEEHQLELIRTLKERNQILKQAVQK, from the exons ATGGATAGTAAAGAAGAAGCCACAGCAACCAGCGGGAACATGACCTTGGAGATACCAGCAAGCGTTCCGTCATATGTTATAATATCTGAACAAATTCCTAAAACCAATGGTGAAG GAACAGGGCAGCATGGAGGAAGACGAGAGTACCTATGGTCGGATGAAGCAACAGAGAAGTTGGTACTGATGGTGAAGGAGAATTACTCGAAGGTcacagggggaagggatggaagggaagaagtcTTCCGTGAGATCACCAAAAAATTAGTGGAATAT ATTCCAGGCATTACAGTCAGACAAGTTCACATGAAATGGAAGAACTTAAAACAGAGATTCAAGAAATACGAACTGAAGAAATCCAAAGATAGATACCGCGTCAAAGAACCTCTGTGCTACAATTTGCTGTGTTCATTTCTAGAGAGACCATCAGTCCCTACATATGATGTGATATGTTGCGATtttgacgaagaagaagaggaactttTACAGCAGCATCAGAGACACCCACTCCAATTACAGCCCCAGAAACAACGAATGCAGCAGCAGCAAGTTAGCATAATTCCCACCATTGAAATGATAGAGGAAATATCGCCCACAGACAGTTGCACTAGAATATCGGAGAAAACAACAGATACCAACAAGAGAAGAAAGCTGGACAAGCTCACAGCAAGTCAGAGGAGAATGGAGTCATTGTTCAGCGAAGTTCTTAgtgagatgaagaagaacaactCTGTCATGGAGAGTTTTTTTACTGACTTCAGGAACATTATGAAAAGAAATGAGGAACATCAACTTGAACTAATCAGAACTCTCAAGGAACGTAATCAAATCCTGAAGCAGGCTGTTCAGAAGTGA
- the LOC125032492 gene encoding juvenile hormone epoxide hydrolase 1-like — MKIAFGFLLVSVLASIAVAYILMKFLREPEMPSLPQNPWWGEGKPQAEDTSIRPFSINIPDEDIEDLRLRLALPLRLTPPLEGANFTYGTNSDTLKRIVEYWREEYRWKEREAKLNELQHFKTQIEGLDIHFVHTRPQQTPGNNRKPIPLLMIHGWPGSFVEFLGILPLLTSPEEGSDRVFEVICPSLPGYGFSQAATKPGLGLQETAQIFLKLMKRLGHDRFYVQGGDWGAGVATQMATLYPQYLRGVHLNMFRPQTTMGKVKQVLGAFLPSGTLMAEEEEGILYPLLEKAKWLLRESGYFHIQATKPDTLGAALAQSPVGLASYLLEKFSTWTDGANVAKPDGGLLEGFPIALDALLDDICIYWFTNTITSSMRYYAENVSKGRAAIDTSDIPSEVPAGLAAFPEEVLLSPRSLMAHKFHDIVTYTRPSAGGHFAAMEQPAILAEDFRAFVAAVEARTGL, encoded by the exons atgaaaatagcGTTCGGGTTTCTGCTGGTGTCAGTCTTGGCGTCTATAGCGGTCGCTTATATTCTGATGAAATTCCTCCGGGAGCCCGAGATGCCGTCCCTCCCTCAGAACCcctggtggggagaggggaagccaCAGGCGGAAGACACTTCCATACGCCCCTTCTCCATCAACATTCCTGACGAG GACATAGAAGACCTACGCCTACGCCTGGCCCTGCCCCTGCGACTCACACCACCGCTGGAGGGCGCCAACTTCACTTACGGCACCAACAGTGACACGTTAAAACGCATCGTGGAATACTGGAGAGAGGAATACcgctggaaggagagggaagccaAGCTGAACGAACTTCAACATTTCAA GACACAGATCGAGGGGCTGGACATCCACTTCGTACACACGAGACCGCAGCAGACTCCTGGTAACAACCGCAAGCCGATTCCTCTCCTGATGATTCACGGCTGGCCAGGTTCCTTCGTGGAGTTCCTTGGTATCCTTCCCCTCCTGACCTCGCCTGAAGAGGGAAGCGACCGCGTCTTCGAGGTCATCTGTCCTTCCCTGCCTGGCTATGGCTTTTCTCAGGCGGCCACAAAACCTG GTCTAGGCCTTCAGGAAACAGCCCAGATATTCTTGAAGTTGATGAAGAGACTTGGACACGACCGCTTCTACGTTCAAGGAGGAGACTGGGGAGCTGGGGTTGCAACGCAGATGGCAACGCTCTACCCGCAATA cCTCCGGGGCGTTCACCTGAACATGTTCCGACCGCAGACCACGATGGGCAAGGTCAAGCAAGTTCTGGGAGCCTTTCTCCCCTCGGGCACCCTgatggccgaggaggaggagggcatccTGTACCCTCTCCTCGAGAAAGCCAAGTGGCTGCTCAGGGAGTCGGGCTACTTTCACATCCAGGCTACAAAGCCAGACACCCTTG GCGCCGCCCTGGCCCAGAGCCCCGTGGGACTGGCCAGTTACCTCCTGGAGAAGTTCAGTACCTGGACCGACGGGGCTAACGTGGCCAAGCCCGACGGGGGTCTCCTGGAGGGCTTCCCCATCGCCCTGGACGCCCTTCTCGATGACATCTGCATCTACTG GTTTACGAACACCATAACGAGCAGCATGAGGTACTACGCAGAGAACGTCAGCAAGGGTCGGGCAGCGATCGACACGTCTGA catcccGAGCGAGGTGCCCGCCGGTCTGGCAGCCTTCCCTGAGGAGGTCCTCTTGTCGCCGCGCAGTCTCATGGCGCACAAGTTCCACGACATCGTCACTTACac CCGACCGTCAGCCGGGGGTCACTTCGCCGCGATGGAACAGCCGGCGATCCTTGCTGAGGACTTCAGGGCGTTCGTGGCCGCCGTGGAAGCCAGGACGGGGCtctga